One stretch of Mus pahari chromosome 5, PAHARI_EIJ_v1.1, whole genome shotgun sequence DNA includes these proteins:
- the Steap3 gene encoding metalloreductase STEAP3 isoform X2, producing MAQSPVAGSAMSGEMDKPLISRRLVDSDGSLAEVPKEAPKVGILGSGDFARSLATRLVGAGFSVVVGSRNPKRTAGLFPSLAQVTFQEEAVSSPEVIFVAVFREHYSSLCGLADQLAGKILVDVSNPTEKEHLQHRQSNAEYLASLFPACTVVKAFNVISAWALQAGPRDGNRQVLICSDQLEAKRTISEMARAMGFTPLDMGSLASSREVEAIPLRLLPSWKVPTLLALGLFVCFYAYNFIRDVLQPYIRKDENKFYKMPLSVVNTTLPCVAYVMLSLVYLPGVLAAALQLRRGTKYQRFPDWLDHWLQHRKQIGLLSFFFAMLHALYSFCLPLRRSHRYDLVNLAVKQVLANKSRLWVEEEVWRMEIYLSLGVLALGMLSLLAVTSLPSIANSLNWKEFSFVQSTLGFVALMLSTMHTLTYGWTRAFEENHYKFYLPPTFTLTLLLPCVIILAKGLFLLPCLSRRLTKIRRGWEKDGAVKFMLPADHTQGEKTSHV from the exons GCTCTGCTATGTCGGGGGAGATGGACAAACCGCTGATCAGTCGCCGCCTGGTGGACAGTGATGGCAGTCTGGCTGAGGTCCCCAAGGAGGCCCCCAAAGTGGGCATCTTGGGCAGCGGGGATTTTGCCCGTTCCCTGGCCACACGCCTGGTGGGCGCTGGCTTCAGTGTGGTGGTGGGGAGCCGTAACCCCAAACGCACGGCTGGCCTCTTCCCCTCCTTAGCCCAAGTGACTTTCCAGGAGGAGGCCGTGAGCTCTCCGGAGGTCATCTTTGTGGCCGTGTTCCGGGAGCACTACTCCTCACTGTGCGGCCTCGCTGACCAGTTGGCTGGCAAGATCCTCGTGGACGTAAGCAACCCCACGGAGAAGGAGCATCTTCAGCACCGCCAGTCTAACGCTGAGTACCTGGCCTCACTCTTCCCTGCTTGCACTGTGGTGAAGGCCTTCAACGTCATCTCTGCGTGGGCCCTACAGGCTGGCCCAAGGGATGGGAACAGGCAG GTGCTCATCTGCAGTGACCAGCTGGAAGCCAAGCGCACCATCTCAGAGATGGCACGTGCCATGGGTTTCACGCCCCTGGACATGGGATCCTTGGCCTCATCTCGGGAGGTAGAAGCCATACCCCTGCGCCTCCTTCCATCCTGGAAGGTGCCCACCCTCCTGGCACTGGGGCTCTTTGTGTGCTTCTATGCCTACAACTTCATCCGGGACGTTCTACAGCCATACATTCGGAAAGATGAGAACAAGTTCTACAAGATGCCTTTGTCTGTGGTCAACACCACACTACCCTGTGTGGCTTACGTGATGCTGTCCCTGGTGTACCTGCCTGGTGTGCTGGCAGCTGCGCTTCAGCTGAGGAGGGGGACCAAGTACCAGCGCTTCCCAGACTGGCTGGACCACTGGCTGCAGCATCGCAAGCAGATCGGGCTGCTCAGCTTCTTCTTCGCGATGCTGCACGCTCTCTACAGCTTCTGCCTGCCGCTGCGCCGCTCCCACCGCTACGATCTGGTCAATCTGGCTGTGAAGCAG GTCCTGGCCAACAAGAGCCGCCTCTGGGTTGAGGAAGAAGTCTGGCGGATGGAGATATACCTGTCCCTGGGTGTGCTGGCCCTGGGCATGCTGTCACTGCTGGCGGTCACCTCGCTCCCGTCCATTGCCAACTCCCTCAACTGGAAGGAGTTCAGCTTCGTGCAG tcCACGCTGGGCTTCGTGGCCCTGATGCTCAGCACGATGCACACACTCACCTACGGCTGGACCCGTGCCTTTGAGGAAAACCACTACAAGTTCTACCTGCCGCCCACGTTCACACTCACGCTGCTCCTGCCCTGTGTGATCATCCTGGCCAAGggcctcttcctcctgccctgcctcagCCGCAGACTCACCAAGATCCGCAGGGGCTGGGAGAAAGACGGGGCTGTCAAGTTCATGCTGCCCGCCGACCACACACAGGGGGAGAAAACAAGCCACGTGTGA
- the Steap3 gene encoding metalloreductase STEAP3 isoform X1, protein MSGEMDKPLISRRLVDSDGSLAEVPKEAPKVGILGSGDFARSLATRLVGAGFSVVVGSRNPKRTAGLFPSLAQVTFQEEAVSSPEVIFVAVFREHYSSLCGLADQLAGKILVDVSNPTEKEHLQHRQSNAEYLASLFPACTVVKAFNVISAWALQAGPRDGNRQVLICSDQLEAKRTISEMARAMGFTPLDMGSLASSREVEAIPLRLLPSWKVPTLLALGLFVCFYAYNFIRDVLQPYIRKDENKFYKMPLSVVNTTLPCVAYVMLSLVYLPGVLAAALQLRRGTKYQRFPDWLDHWLQHRKQIGLLSFFFAMLHALYSFCLPLRRSHRYDLVNLAVKQVLANKSRLWVEEEVWRMEIYLSLGVLALGMLSLLAVTSLPSIANSLNWKEFSFVQSTLGFVALMLSTMHTLTYGWTRAFEENHYKFYLPPTFTLTLLLPCVIILAKGLFLLPCLSRRLTKIRRGWEKDGAVKFMLPADHTQGEKTSHV, encoded by the exons ATGTCGGGGGAGATGGACAAACCGCTGATCAGTCGCCGCCTGGTGGACAGTGATGGCAGTCTGGCTGAGGTCCCCAAGGAGGCCCCCAAAGTGGGCATCTTGGGCAGCGGGGATTTTGCCCGTTCCCTGGCCACACGCCTGGTGGGCGCTGGCTTCAGTGTGGTGGTGGGGAGCCGTAACCCCAAACGCACGGCTGGCCTCTTCCCCTCCTTAGCCCAAGTGACTTTCCAGGAGGAGGCCGTGAGCTCTCCGGAGGTCATCTTTGTGGCCGTGTTCCGGGAGCACTACTCCTCACTGTGCGGCCTCGCTGACCAGTTGGCTGGCAAGATCCTCGTGGACGTAAGCAACCCCACGGAGAAGGAGCATCTTCAGCACCGCCAGTCTAACGCTGAGTACCTGGCCTCACTCTTCCCTGCTTGCACTGTGGTGAAGGCCTTCAACGTCATCTCTGCGTGGGCCCTACAGGCTGGCCCAAGGGATGGGAACAGGCAG GTGCTCATCTGCAGTGACCAGCTGGAAGCCAAGCGCACCATCTCAGAGATGGCACGTGCCATGGGTTTCACGCCCCTGGACATGGGATCCTTGGCCTCATCTCGGGAGGTAGAAGCCATACCCCTGCGCCTCCTTCCATCCTGGAAGGTGCCCACCCTCCTGGCACTGGGGCTCTTTGTGTGCTTCTATGCCTACAACTTCATCCGGGACGTTCTACAGCCATACATTCGGAAAGATGAGAACAAGTTCTACAAGATGCCTTTGTCTGTGGTCAACACCACACTACCCTGTGTGGCTTACGTGATGCTGTCCCTGGTGTACCTGCCTGGTGTGCTGGCAGCTGCGCTTCAGCTGAGGAGGGGGACCAAGTACCAGCGCTTCCCAGACTGGCTGGACCACTGGCTGCAGCATCGCAAGCAGATCGGGCTGCTCAGCTTCTTCTTCGCGATGCTGCACGCTCTCTACAGCTTCTGCCTGCCGCTGCGCCGCTCCCACCGCTACGATCTGGTCAATCTGGCTGTGAAGCAG GTCCTGGCCAACAAGAGCCGCCTCTGGGTTGAGGAAGAAGTCTGGCGGATGGAGATATACCTGTCCCTGGGTGTGCTGGCCCTGGGCATGCTGTCACTGCTGGCGGTCACCTCGCTCCCGTCCATTGCCAACTCCCTCAACTGGAAGGAGTTCAGCTTCGTGCAG tcCACGCTGGGCTTCGTGGCCCTGATGCTCAGCACGATGCACACACTCACCTACGGCTGGACCCGTGCCTTTGAGGAAAACCACTACAAGTTCTACCTGCCGCCCACGTTCACACTCACGCTGCTCCTGCCCTGTGTGATCATCCTGGCCAAGggcctcttcctcctgccctgcctcagCCGCAGACTCACCAAGATCCGCAGGGGCTGGGAGAAAGACGGGGCTGTCAAGTTCATGCTGCCCGCCGACCACACACAGGGGGAGAAAACAAGCCACGTGTGA